In Treponema primitia ZAS-2, a genomic segment contains:
- the nusB gene encoding transcription antitermination factor NusB yields the protein MASRRKGRILAFQALYSWEAAEGVVGKSPAAGSGPFIPEGLLNFSWLETEKLATLDGGTAEFSRLLIQGTIENIAAVDAMIRSHLKNWDFSRLNRVDLAILRMSSYTLMFQGDVSPSIVIDEAIGISKEFGTDDSYRFINGVLDSIRRTLQESENQKQQTLQDRQIPK from the coding sequence ATGGCATCACGCAGAAAAGGACGGATCCTGGCGTTTCAGGCACTTTACTCCTGGGAAGCCGCTGAAGGGGTTGTAGGAAAGTCCCCCGCAGCCGGTTCCGGCCCCTTCATCCCTGAAGGGTTGCTAAATTTTTCCTGGCTGGAAACGGAAAAGCTGGCTACCCTGGATGGGGGTACCGCCGAATTTTCACGGCTCCTCATTCAGGGAACCATAGAAAATATCGCCGCAGTGGACGCCATGATCCGCTCCCACCTTAAAAACTGGGACTTTTCCCGGTTAAACCGGGTGGACCTGGCTATACTCAGGATGAGTTCCTATACCCTCATGTTTCAGGGAGATGTTTCCCCCTCGATTGTCATTGATGAAGCCATCGGCATATCAAAGGAATTCGGCACCGACGATTCTTACCGTTTTATAAACGGTGTCCTGGATAGCATACGCCGAACCCTACAGGAGTCGGAGAATCAGAAACAGCAAACTTTGCAGGACAGGCAAATTCCTAAATGA
- the eno gene encoding phosphopyruvate hydratase, with the protein MSIIEYVQAREILDSRGNPTVEVDVILEDGSLGRAAVPSGASTGDYEAVELRDGEKDRYLGKGVQQAVANVNDIIAPEIQGYDALEQVDIDRTMIELDGTENKSKLGANAILGVSMATARAAAEHLGVPLFKYLGTFHSNLLPVPMANIINGGKHSDNKIDFQEFMVMPIGAESVREAIRWTAEVFHNLKKLLSDAGKNTAVGDEGGFAPDIGNEEALQFIVKAIEKAGYKADGQQFGIAMDCASSELFGEGDKKGYKFWKSNPSKLFSADEMIEIFTGWVNKYPIISIEDPLDQDDWDGYVKLTKSLGSKIQIVGDDFFVTNTKRLEKGIGLGACNSILIKVNQIGTVTETYEAVEMAKRAGYTAIISHRSGETEDTFIADLVVGLETGQIKTGSMSRTDRVAKYNQLIRIEEQLEGISEYAGKKAFYNLKK; encoded by the coding sequence ATGAGCATTATTGAATATGTACAGGCCCGTGAAATCCTCGATTCCCGGGGAAACCCCACGGTAGAAGTGGATGTCATCCTGGAAGACGGCTCCCTTGGCCGGGCAGCGGTTCCATCCGGGGCTTCCACCGGGGATTACGAGGCGGTGGAACTGCGGGACGGTGAAAAAGACCGGTACCTGGGCAAAGGTGTCCAGCAGGCGGTGGCCAATGTAAATGATATCATCGCCCCGGAAATCCAGGGCTACGATGCCCTGGAACAGGTTGATATTGACCGGACCATGATCGAGCTGGACGGCACGGAAAATAAGAGCAAACTCGGGGCCAACGCCATTCTGGGGGTTTCCATGGCAACTGCCCGGGCCGCTGCGGAACACCTTGGGGTTCCCCTCTTTAAGTACCTGGGAACCTTCCACTCCAACCTGCTACCGGTCCCCATGGCCAACATCATCAACGGTGGCAAGCACTCGGACAACAAGATTGACTTCCAGGAGTTCATGGTCATGCCCATAGGCGCCGAATCGGTCAGGGAAGCGATCCGCTGGACCGCCGAAGTGTTCCACAACCTGAAAAAACTCCTCAGCGATGCAGGAAAAAACACCGCCGTAGGGGATGAAGGCGGCTTTGCCCCGGACATCGGTAATGAGGAAGCCCTGCAATTCATTGTCAAAGCTATTGAGAAAGCCGGGTACAAGGCTGACGGCCAGCAATTCGGCATTGCCATGGACTGCGCCAGCTCGGAACTTTTCGGCGAAGGTGACAAAAAGGGCTACAAGTTCTGGAAATCCAACCCGAGCAAACTCTTTTCCGCCGACGAGATGATAGAAATCTTCACCGGCTGGGTAAACAAGTACCCCATTATCTCCATTGAAGATCCCCTGGACCAGGATGACTGGGACGGCTATGTAAAACTCACCAAATCCCTGGGTTCCAAAATACAGATCGTCGGTGACGACTTCTTTGTTACCAATACCAAGCGGCTTGAGAAAGGCATCGGCCTTGGGGCTTGTAACTCCATTCTGATCAAGGTCAACCAGATCGGTACGGTTACTGAAACCTACGAAGCGGTTGAAATGGCCAAACGGGCGGGCTATACCGCCATCATCTCCCACCGCTCCGGTGAAACCGAAGACACCTTCATCGCCGACCTGGTGGTAGGCCTGGAAACCGGGCAGATCAAAACCGGTTCCATGAGCCGCACCGACCGGGTGGCCAAGTACAACCAGCTTATCCGCATCGAGGAACAGCTTGAGGGCATTTCCGAATATGCCGGGAAGAAGGCGTTCTACAACCTTAAGAAGTAG
- a CDS encoding type II toxin-antitoxin system RelE/ParE family toxin, with translation MNKVRHTRTYRLWFSNLGDLKARSRIDMRIKQLALGNPGDVKPVGEGISEIRIDYGPGYRIYYKDIGNEIVVLLCGGNKSTQTEDIINAKKIVKELEDGSN, from the coding sequence ATGAACAAGGTTCGGCACACACGGACTTATAGACTATGGTTTTCCAATTTGGGTGACTTAAAAGCTCGAAGTCGTATTGATATGCGGATTAAACAACTTGCTTTGGGTAATCCAGGAGATGTTAAACCAGTTGGCGAAGGGATTTCTGAAATACGTATCGACTATGGGCCTGGGTATCGGATTTATTACAAAGATATAGGGAATGAAATTGTGGTATTGCTCTGTGGAGGTAATAAATCCACCCAAACAGAGGATATTATAAATGCAAAGAAAATTGTAAAGGAATTGGAAGATGGAAGTAACTGA
- a CDS encoding addiction module antidote protein, which translates to MEVTDWDMADHINSKEEVIAYLEAALEENDMELLLSTLGDIARSKGMTQIANDLNLSRESLYRSLSPDGNPSFSTVMKVLNTLGFHLSLKQKATA; encoded by the coding sequence ATGGAAGTAACTGATTGGGACATGGCGGATCATATCAACTCCAAAGAGGAAGTAATCGCTTATCTTGAGGCAGCCCTTGAGGAAAACGATATGGAGCTTCTTTTATCGACCCTTGGCGATATTGCACGGTCTAAGGGTATGACGCAGATCGCCAATGATCTAAACCTTTCCAGAGAAAGCTTATATCGTTCCCTATCCCCTGACGGGAATCCATCATTCAGTACGGTCATGAAAGTTTTGAACACTTTGGGTTTCCATCTTTCCTTGAAACAAAAAGCAACAGCCTAA
- the lspA gene encoding signal peptidase II: MKIADKHKLLPFLLTGLVILSDQLVKGFIVKGWPIRNPGGGEFIKDVFSNDFLWIIHVRNKAIAFSLGESLPDFLKPALFVVLPLVVLVFLVCYYLKSDDITGMQRWALAGILGGGFGNIIDRIFRPAGVVDFISVKFYGFLGMDRWPTFNIADSSVVVCGILLFLSVVIPPRQGKEVTHEQKN, encoded by the coding sequence ATGAAAATTGCGGATAAACATAAATTGCTGCCCTTTCTGCTGACCGGTTTGGTTATCCTTTCGGATCAGTTGGTAAAGGGATTTATCGTAAAAGGCTGGCCCATCCGGAACCCGGGGGGCGGGGAATTTATCAAGGATGTGTTCAGCAATGACTTCCTCTGGATCATCCATGTGCGGAACAAGGCTATTGCCTTCAGCCTGGGAGAAAGCCTTCCGGATTTCTTGAAACCCGCCTTGTTTGTTGTTCTGCCCCTGGTGGTTTTGGTCTTTCTGGTTTGTTATTACCTTAAATCCGATGATATTACCGGGATGCAGCGCTGGGCCTTGGCGGGGATACTTGGGGGCGGTTTCGGCAACATCATTGACCGCATTTTCCGGCCTGCGGGGGTGGTGGATTTTATCAGCGTTAAATTCTACGGTTTCCTGGGGATGGACCGGTGGCCCACCTTCAACATTGCCGATTCTAGCGTAGTTGTTTGCGGGATTCTGCTTTTCCTTTCGGTTGTTATACCCCCCAGGCAGGGTAAAGAGGTGACCCATGAACAGAAAAACTAA
- a CDS encoding Nif3-like dinuclear metal center hexameric protein, whose product MTTRILDAYFRRILDIGGFAPVDSSLNGLQVDNDGAEIRKIAFAVDATLESFQRAADAGAGLLFVHHGLFWGKPLGVEGVHRGRIKFLLDHNLALYGVHLPLDQHPALGNNAALAALLGIETPEPFGEYHGRKIGYKGKLAKSLTIEEAVKRISFKDRPPLGVYPFGKKENQSCAVISGGAAHEALQAIDEEVDLYVTGEAAHEIYHQALEGRLNMIAGGHYSTEVWGVRRVMENCAAELNIEVEFIDAPTGL is encoded by the coding sequence ATGACGACCCGGATTTTGGACGCCTACTTTCGACGCATCCTGGATATTGGTGGGTTTGCTCCGGTGGATTCTTCCCTGAACGGCTTGCAGGTGGATAATGACGGGGCGGAGATCCGCAAAATCGCCTTTGCGGTGGATGCCACCCTGGAAAGTTTCCAGCGGGCCGCCGATGCCGGGGCGGGCTTGCTTTTTGTGCACCACGGGCTGTTCTGGGGAAAGCCATTGGGTGTTGAAGGGGTTCACCGGGGGCGTATCAAATTCCTCCTGGACCATAACCTGGCCCTCTACGGGGTACACCTGCCCCTGGACCAACACCCAGCACTGGGAAACAATGCGGCCCTGGCGGCGCTTCTGGGTATTGAAACGCCGGAACCCTTTGGGGAATACCACGGCCGGAAGATAGGGTACAAGGGGAAGCTGGCGAAGTCCCTGACCATTGAAGAAGCGGTTAAGCGGATCAGCTTTAAGGATCGGCCCCCCCTGGGGGTGTATCCTTTTGGAAAAAAAGAGAACCAGAGCTGCGCGGTTATTTCCGGGGGCGCTGCCCATGAGGCACTTCAGGCCATTGACGAGGAGGTGGATCTCTATGTTACCGGGGAAGCTGCCCACGAGATATACCACCAGGCTCTGGAAGGGCGGCTGAATATGATTGCCGGAGGGCACTATTCCACCGAAGTGTGGGGAGTCCGCCGAGTTATGGAAAACTGCGCTGCAGAATTGAACATCGAAGTTGAATTTATTGATGCCCCCACTGGGTTATAA
- a CDS encoding HDOD domain-containing protein encodes MAEQVLTIDESKVKKAVQSGIPLTITTYTLPHEMEAYIEQVIAVFLRQVDKEDLKDYIVYCVQELAGNAKKANTKRVYFMERGLDLSNPKDYKDGMVSFKEDTITNIAHFLQLQKEKGLYIKLILQIKSNSINIEVRNNVAITKTELIRIQDKLARSQQFDSLEDAIGQVLDDSEGAGLGLVILVLMLKKIGLNEECFDILSNEKETVARILIPMDKVRVENLAALSSTIVENVNSLPQFPENILLVQKLITDPKAEMTDIARKISMDPSLTADLLKIVNSAQYMLTKKVDGIAEAVKMVGIRGIKNLLYSYGTQKILGEDSAEKKALWEHSYRTAFYAFNLVKNFHKDPAILDDVYVGGILHDMGKIVFATVHPDLMDRIREFCSEKDLPASTMEDLSAGMNHSDIGALIAEKWNFPEALVAVVRYHHNPSAAPEKYRTMVETVYLANMFCDYEKGNITFEQLDPEVLKSFSISTKNQIDKLLERFSAGFRKENL; translated from the coding sequence ATGGCGGAACAGGTATTAACCATTGATGAATCAAAGGTAAAAAAAGCCGTCCAATCCGGCATACCCTTGACCATAACCACCTACACGCTTCCCCATGAAATGGAGGCGTACATTGAGCAGGTCATAGCCGTCTTCCTCCGGCAGGTTGATAAGGAAGACCTTAAAGATTATATCGTATACTGCGTCCAGGAACTGGCAGGAAACGCAAAAAAGGCCAATACCAAGCGGGTTTATTTTATGGAACGGGGCCTCGACCTGTCCAACCCCAAGGACTACAAGGATGGAATGGTTTCCTTTAAAGAGGATACCATTACTAACATTGCCCATTTCCTCCAGCTCCAAAAAGAAAAAGGCCTGTATATCAAACTGATCCTCCAGATTAAGAGCAATAGTATCAATATTGAAGTACGGAATAATGTGGCCATCACCAAAACTGAGTTGATCCGTATCCAGGATAAACTGGCCCGGTCCCAGCAGTTCGACAGCTTGGAAGATGCCATAGGGCAAGTCCTGGATGATTCCGAAGGGGCCGGACTGGGCCTGGTGATCCTGGTCCTGATGCTCAAAAAAATCGGCCTCAACGAAGAATGTTTTGATATACTCAGCAACGAAAAAGAGACCGTAGCCCGAATTCTCATCCCCATGGACAAGGTCCGGGTAGAAAACTTGGCTGCCCTGTCCTCTACAATTGTGGAAAACGTCAATTCCCTGCCCCAGTTTCCGGAAAATATACTCCTGGTACAAAAACTCATCACGGACCCAAAAGCGGAAATGACCGATATAGCCCGAAAAATTTCTATGGATCCGTCCCTGACGGCGGATCTCCTGAAAATCGTCAATTCCGCCCAGTACATGCTCACCAAAAAGGTAGATGGCATTGCCGAAGCGGTAAAAATGGTGGGCATACGGGGCATCAAAAATCTCCTTTATTCCTATGGAACCCAGAAAATCCTGGGGGAGGATTCCGCCGAAAAGAAGGCCCTCTGGGAACACTCCTATAGAACCGCCTTCTACGCCTTTAACCTGGTCAAAAATTTCCACAAGGATCCGGCCATCCTGGACGATGTCTATGTGGGGGGCATACTCCACGACATGGGCAAGATCGTCTTTGCCACGGTCCACCCGGATTTGATGGATCGCATCCGGGAATTTTGCAGCGAAAAAGACCTCCCCGCTTCCACCATGGAGGACCTCTCCGCAGGAATGAACCACTCCGACATAGGCGCCTTGATCGCCGAAAAGTGGAATTTCCCCGAAGCCCTGGTCGCAGTTGTCCGTTACCACCATAACCCCTCCGCGGCTCCTGAGAAGTACCGTACCATGGTGGAAACCGTCTACCTGGCCAATATGTTCTGTGATTATGAAAAAGGCAACATCACCTTTGAGCAGCTCGATCCGGAAGTCCTAAAGAGTTTCAGCATCAGCACAAAAAATCAGATTGATAAACTTCTGGAACGGTTTAGCGCAGGGTTCAGGAAAGAAAACCTCTAA
- a CDS encoding RNA recognition motif domain-containing protein: protein MAKKLYVGNLSYNTYEDNLRTLFSQYGTVESVKIITDRDTGNSKGFGFVEMSTEEEAQAAIRGTNSTDLDGRSIKVNEAMDKPRRENRW, encoded by the coding sequence ATGGCTAAAAAATTATATGTAGGTAATCTTTCCTACAATACCTATGAAGACAACCTCAGGACACTCTTCTCTCAGTACGGTACCGTGGAATCGGTCAAAATTATCACCGACCGGGATACGGGCAATTCCAAGGGCTTCGGCTTTGTGGAAATGAGTACCGAGGAAGAGGCCCAGGCCGCCATCCGGGGTACCAATAGCACGGATCTTGATGGCCGGTCCATCAAGGTCAACGAAGCTATGGACAAACCCCGCCGGGAAAACCGCTGGTAA
- the floA gene encoding flotillin-like protein FloA (flotillin-like protein involved in membrane lipid rafts) → MGINIGVIIVLVILGLFVLGFLMLFFRFFSLWFRALLSGAYVGLGKLIGMWLRHVNSGIIVDTRIMLSKAGIEVDSDMLETHFLARGDVVKVGRALVAANKANIPLPFQRAAAIDLAGRDVLEAVRTSVNPKVIDCPDTTKGKHTIDAVAKDGIQLQVKARVTVRANIERLVGGATEETIIARVGEGIVTTIGSSESYKTVLENPDTISKRVLEKGLDAGTAFEILSIDIADIDVGENVGAKLQADQAEADKRRFQAEAEKRRAIAQANEQEMIALVQENRAKVVLAEAEIPLAIAEAFRKGNLGIMDYYRLKNIQADTDMRSSIGSVPSEK, encoded by the coding sequence ATGGGTATTAATATAGGTGTTATTATTGTTTTGGTGATCCTGGGGCTCTTTGTCCTGGGCTTTCTCATGCTGTTTTTTCGGTTTTTCAGTCTCTGGTTCCGGGCTCTTCTTTCCGGGGCCTATGTGGGGCTGGGAAAACTGATAGGTATGTGGCTGCGGCATGTAAATTCCGGAATTATCGTGGATACCCGGATCATGCTTTCCAAGGCGGGGATCGAGGTGGATTCGGATATGCTGGAAACCCACTTTCTGGCCCGGGGGGATGTGGTAAAAGTGGGCCGCGCCCTGGTGGCGGCTAACAAGGCCAATATACCTCTGCCCTTCCAGCGGGCCGCTGCCATCGATCTGGCGGGCCGGGATGTGCTGGAGGCGGTGCGTACCAGCGTTAACCCCAAGGTTATCGACTGCCCGGATACGACCAAGGGGAAGCATACCATTGATGCGGTGGCCAAGGACGGCATCCAACTCCAGGTTAAGGCCCGGGTAACAGTCCGGGCGAACATCGAACGCCTGGTCGGTGGCGCCACGGAGGAAACCATTATCGCCCGGGTAGGGGAGGGTATCGTTACCACTATCGGCTCTTCGGAATCCTACAAAACGGTGCTGGAAAACCCGGATACCATTTCCAAGCGGGTTCTGGAAAAAGGCCTGGATGCGGGAACCGCCTTTGAAATTCTTTCCATTGATATAGCCGACATTGATGTGGGTGAAAACGTGGGGGCCAAGCTCCAGGCGGACCAGGCCGAGGCAGACAAGCGCCGCTTCCAGGCAGAGGCTGAAAAACGCCGGGCCATTGCCCAGGCCAATGAACAGGAAATGATCGCCCTGGTCCAGGAAAATCGGGCCAAGGTGGTCCTGGCGGAAGCTGAAATACCCCTGGCCATTGCGGAGGCCTTTAGGAAGGGCAACCTGGGTATTATGGACTACTACCGGCTCAAGAACATCCAGGCCGACACGGATATGCGCTCTTCCATAGGCTCCGTTCCCAGCGAGAAATAG